In Mesorhizobium sp. M9A.F.Ca.ET.002.03.1.2, the DNA window TTCCTGGCTGCTCACCCGCACCTTGCCGATCATGCCGATGGTATCGGGCGTCGTCGTCTTCGTCTTCGGCGCGCTGACGCTCTATCTGCAGGACGACATCTTCATCAAGATGAAGCCGACCATCGTCAACACGCTGTTCGGCGGCGTGCTGCTCGGCGGTCTGTTCTTCGGCAAGTCGCTGCTCGGCTACGTCTTCGATTCGGCGTTCAGCCTCGATGCCGAGGGCTGGAAGAAACTCACCCTCCGCTGGGGTCTGTTTTTCCTGTTTCTGGCCCTTGTCAACGAGGTGGTCTGGCGGAATTTTTCCACCGACACCTGGGTTACCTTCAAGGTCTGGGGCATCATGCCGATCACGCTTCTTTTCACCTTCAGCCAGATGCCGCTGATCATGCGCCATTCGCTTGAAGGCAAGACCGGAAAAGAAGAGAAGGCCGGCAAGTAACCGTTAGGGAGAGGGCATGGAATTCGTCACCACGCGCGAAGAGCTGAGAACGATCTACAAGACGCCTCGGCCCACCGACGGCTCGATCCGCAAGGAGCTGAAAGCGCTGGATGGCCACTGCCGTTCCTTCATCGGCAAAAGCCCCTTCGTGCTGATCGGCTCCTCCGACGGCGCCGGCAATGCCGATGTGACGCCAAAGGGCGACAAATCGGGTTTTGCCGCAGTACTCGATGAGAGGACCATCGCCATCCCCGACCGGCCCGGCAACAACCGGCTCGATACGCTGGAGAACATCCTTCTCAACCCCTCGGTCGGGCTGCTCTTCCTCATTCCGGGCATGAACGAGACGCTGCGTGTCAACGGCGACGCCCGCATTACCGTCGATGCGGCTTTGCGCGAGCGGCTTGCCGTCGACGGTAAGGAACCGCAAAGCGTCGTCCTGGTGACGGTCAAGGCCGCCTACATGCATTGCGCCAAGGCTTTCATGCGCTCCGATTTGTGGAAGCCCGAAACCTGGCACGACCGCGCGACGCTGCCGACGCTCGGCCAGATCCTGCGCGATCAGTTGGCGCTCGCCGATTCGGCCGAGGCGACCGACCGCTGGCTGGACGAAGAATACAAGCACACCATGTGGTAGCTTTTTCGGACATGTTCGTCGAAATCCCTCGGCTTTCGCCGAGTTCATCAGTGTCCGCTGAGCGGCCGCGCCGCAACCATTTAAAGGACGCGGCGGAAGCCTCTTTCAGCCCTTGCTGCGCCGCGTCTCGACATCGGTCTCGCCGACGAACCAGTCGCGCGCATTGACCTCCTCGAAAACCACCCAGACGTCGTTGCTGGTCAGGCCGGTGGCGCCGGTGATGGCCGCCGTCACCTGGGCAGCGATGGCGGCTTTCTTGCCGGCCGGGTCGGCGGCGATTACCTCCTTGACGATGCGGATGTTCACGAACGGCATGGCGTCCTCCCTTGGATATTGCCTGGCGACCGCTCAGTAGGTCTTTGCGCCGTTGACCATCAGCCGGACCATGTAGAGCGAGGTCGTGCCGGCGATGTAGAGGCAGTTCAGCTTATTGCCGCCGAACACGCAATTGGCGACGACTTCCGGCACCTTGATCTTGCCGATCAGCGTTCCGTCCGGATCGTAGCAATGGATGCCGTCGGCGGCACTGGTCCAGATGCGCCCCTGGTCGTCGAGCCTGAAACCGTCGAACAGGCCGGCCGTGCAGTCGGCGAAGACCTTTTCGCCGGAGACCTTCTTGCCGCCCTCGCCGACATTGAACACCCGCATATGCGCCGGATTCTCAGCGCCATGCGTACGGCCGGTGTCGACGACGTAGAGCTTGCTCTCGTCTAGCGAAAAGGCAAGCCCGTTAGGCCTGACCATGTCGGTGATCACGGCTTCGATCTCGCCGGTGCCGGGATCGACCCGGTAGACATGGCAGGCGCCGATCTCGCTTTCGGCCTTGTCGCCCTCGTAATCCGTATCGATGCCGTAGGTCGGGTCGGTGAACCAGATCGACCCGTCGGACTTCACCACCGCGTCATTGGGCGAGTTCAGCCGCTTGCCGCGCCATCTGTCGGCGATGGTGGTGATCGAGCCGTCATGCTCGGTGCGGCTGACGCGGCGGCCCGAATGCTCGCAGCTGACCAGCCGGCCCTGCCGATCGACGGTGTTGCCGTTGGAGTTGCCTGACGGCTGCCGGAACACGCTGACGCTGCCGTCGGTCTCGTCGTAGCGCAGCATGCGGTTGTTGGGGATGTCGGACCAGATCACATAGCGGCCGGCCGCGAACCAGGCCGACCCTTCCGCCCACCGGCATCCGGTGAACAGCTTTTCCACCTGCGCGTTGCTGTTGAACAGCCGCGCAAAACGCGGATCGAGAACCTCGTAGTAGTCTTCGGCGGCCATGGTTTCCTCCCGGTCATGCAAATCGCTGGTGCCGACGCGATCAAGCCAGCCGCCGGACGATATGGCAAGATCGTTGATATCACTCTCACCGCATCTTGAGGCATCGAGGCGACCCGCGGCAAACGCCGCCTTGCCAAGAATGACCAGGTCATGCGCGTTAACCGGCTATGCGCCCAGCGCAATGGTGCGTTGCAACATCTTCTTTTTGCAACGCACCATAACTATGTCATGCTGCGTATCGATCAAGGGAGGAACAACCTGCCGCAACAATGCGGCGCACAAGGAACCTCGCTATGATCCTCGACAGCCTCATGAGCCGTGCTCGCGCCAGCATCGCCAAGCGCCGGCAATACAACCGCCTCGTCGCCGAAATCGACAGTTTCTCCAGCCGCGATCTGGCCGATATGCGCGCCGACCGCAGCGAAATGCTCTATCAGGTCCGCAAGCAGATCTACGGCTGAGTTCAGCACATGATCCCGAACCGAAGGTCAGCGCAGCAAAAGGTTGCAGACTTTTCGGACAAGATCATGCGTAAATAGAACAGCTCGATCGGGCCTAGCCCATCCATTCGATCCAGCGGCCGTGGTAATCGCAATGGGCCAGGCGGCGCGTCTCGCCGCTCGGCCATAGCGTGAGGCTGAGTACCGCCCAGTTGTTTGCGGGATCGCGCGGCTCCATCCTCAACCTTGCGATAGGCGCAGCGGCGGTGGCCTGTCTACCCGCCTGCTCCAGCATGGCCGTGATGGCATCCTTGGTCGCTCGCGGTAGATATTGCCACATGATCGAATGATAGAGCACGAAGGCGCCGCCCGGCTGCCGTGTGGCCAGTGCCTTCTCGACAAAATCCGCCGCGTCCGCTTTGACAAGCAGCGGTGGAAACTTTTCGGCCAGCGACAGCGCGGCGTCGAGCCGAGCCAGCCGCGCTGCCTGATCGGCCCAGACGTAAGACCGAAGCCGTAGCCGCGCGGTCGCGTCGGCGACATCGATCGGCGCGATGTCGCAGCCGGCGCGATAGCGGACGTGGATCTCTCCATCAAGTGGAAGAGCGAGGCCGCGCGCCTCCGGCGCCAACCGGACGGGGGAAGCAGGGTCGCCCCACTCGGCATCGCCGTAGCGGTAGTGAAAGCTGTCGAACAGGAGATTGAGCCCGGCGCTGGCGCCGATCTCGCACAGGTCCAGCGGCAGGCCAGTTTCGCGCGCGACCGTCAGAAATCCAGGCAGCAGCATCGCCGACCGGGCGATTTCATTGGTCTGCGGCGCGCCGGCGAGGCCGGCGACGATCCGCTCGTCGGATCGCGCAATTGCCTCCGGCAGCACCGCCGCG includes these proteins:
- a CDS encoding pyridoxamine 5'-phosphate oxidase family protein, which gives rise to MEFVTTREELRTIYKTPRPTDGSIRKELKALDGHCRSFIGKSPFVLIGSSDGAGNADVTPKGDKSGFAAVLDERTIAIPDRPGNNRLDTLENILLNPSVGLLFLIPGMNETLRVNGDARITVDAALRERLAVDGKEPQSVVLVTVKAAYMHCAKAFMRSDLWKPETWHDRATLPTLGQILRDQLALADSAEATDRWLDEEYKHTMW
- a CDS encoding SMP-30/gluconolactonase/LRE family protein, which codes for MAAEDYYEVLDPRFARLFNSNAQVEKLFTGCRWAEGSAWFAAGRYVIWSDIPNNRMLRYDETDGSVSVFRQPSGNSNGNTVDRQGRLVSCEHSGRRVSRTEHDGSITTIADRWRGKRLNSPNDAVVKSDGSIWFTDPTYGIDTDYEGDKAESEIGACHVYRVDPGTGEIEAVITDMVRPNGLAFSLDESKLYVVDTGRTHGAENPAHMRVFNVGEGGKKVSGEKVFADCTAGLFDGFRLDDQGRIWTSAADGIHCYDPDGTLIGKIKVPEVVANCVFGGNKLNCLYIAGTTSLYMVRLMVNGAKTY
- a CDS encoding septation protein A translates to MNPPILERDPSDPQKQKKEGVNPLLKLILELGPLLVFFFANARGEWLAQKFPALAEFGGPIFVATGLFMAATAIALVASWLLTRTLPIMPMVSGVVVFVFGALTLYLQDDIFIKMKPTIVNTLFGGVLLGGLFFGKSLLGYVFDSAFSLDAEGWKKLTLRWGLFFLFLALVNEVVWRNFSTDTWVTFKVWGIMPITLLFTFSQMPLIMRHSLEGKTGKEEKAGK
- a CDS encoding tautomerase family protein, whose amino-acid sequence is MPFVNIRIVKEVIAADPAGKKAAIAAQVTAAITGATGLTSNDVWVVFEEVNARDWFVGETDVETRRSKG
- a CDS encoding DUF2332 family protein — translated: MDEREICDHFLAQAKACDGLGSPFTANLCRALAKVLDANTGTGRAVLGWSGDARADALALRLCGALHALVLTGAGERLARIYPPNKARKSEIAAVLPEAIARSDERIVAGLAGAPQTNEIARSAMLLPGFLTVARETGLPLDLCEIGASAGLNLLFDSFHYRYGDAEWGDPASPVRLAPEARGLALPLDGEIHVRYRAGCDIAPIDVADATARLRLRSYVWADQAARLARLDAALSLAEKFPPLLVKADAADFVEKALATRQPGGAFVLYHSIMWQYLPRATKDAITAMLEQAGRQATAAAPIARLRMEPRDPANNWAVLSLTLWPSGETRRLAHCDYHGRWIEWMG